The Candidatus Fusobacterium pullicola genome contains the following window.
TTCATTGTAAACAGGAGAATTAAAACTTTCTAAGCTTCCCTCTTTAAAAGGATGTTCAAATACCATATCTGGGTAATAATTTCTAGATAATTCAGAATTTATTATTCTATTACATAATACTATATCACCTATTTGATATTTTCTACTCTTAGCTCCACAAATTCCAATATTCAAGAATATATCATCTTCATCTATCACACTTTGGGAAAGTATGTGAGTTAAAGCTATAGCACTTTTTAAGACTCCAGCTCCTGTTACAATTAAAGTAATTCTCTCATTTTTAAAAACTTGTAATTTTTTTATCTCATTATCTCTTTTTAAATTAAAATACTTAATTATAGGTTTAGCTTCTACTCCTAAAGCTACCGAAATATATATCATCTTCTCTCCTCTTTTATCTTTTAATAAAAGTATAACTTACCTATTATCTTTCGTCAATTAGAAAATTAAAAGAAGGGAGTATAGCAATAAACTTTGCAATAACTCCCTATCAAATACTATGTAGCTATAAAAATTTACCTAATCAAGCTTTTTT
Protein-coding sequences here:
- a CDS encoding spore photoproduct lyase; the encoded protein is MIYISVALGVEAKPIIKYFNLKRDNEIKKLQVFKNERITLIVTGAGVLKSAIALTHILSQSVIDEDDIFLNIGICGAKSRKYQIGDIVLCNRIINSELSRNYYPDMVFEHPFKEGSLESFNSPVYNEEGVIGELVDMEGAGLFEATTYFFESYQLSFFKIVSDYLDGKVTEKDVETLITSALPEVDGWLRKREEFKVEREIQFSLEEIEEIERVKS